In Hermetia illucens chromosome 5, iHerIll2.2.curated.20191125, whole genome shotgun sequence, a single window of DNA contains:
- the LOC119657461 gene encoding cuticle protein 16.5-like — MVAAKPGVLAPVAYSAPVVAAAPVVVTAHSSQVVARNYNGIAAPLIAAAPIAPIAPVARVAAPLVAAAPVAPVARFAPAPVVAPAPFARFAAPLVAPAPVAPIAPFARAVAAPFGYAAPLARYAAGPLAYSAGYTAPVLF, encoded by the coding sequence ATGGTTGCCGCTAAGCCAGGAGTCCTTGCTCCTGTTGCTTACAGCGCACCGGTCGTGGCAGCTGCACCTGTCGTGGTCACCGCCCATAGCTCACAGGTCGTTGCAAGGAACTACAATGGAATTGCCGCCCCCCTCATTGCCGCCGCTCCAATCGCACCAATTGCTCCTGTTGCCCGAGTGGCTGCACCTCTTGTTGCTGCTGCCCCAGTGGCCCCGGTTGCCCGATTTGCTCCTGCTCCCGTAGTTGCACCAGCTCCATTTGCCCGATTTGCTGCTCCCCTAGTTGCACCGGCTCCAGTTGCTCCAATCGCTCCCTTCGCTCGCGCCGTAGCTGCTCCCTTCGGATATGCTGCACCATTAGCACGATATGCTGCAGGTCCTCTAGCTTACTCTGCTGGATACACAGCACCAGTTTTGTTCTAA
- the LOC119658303 gene encoding uncharacterized protein LOC119658303 yields MDTVTRDIQRPAPYTLLYADDVFVASDSKNDLEQLVQKWNDRLIQHGLRLNLNKTEFLMTDPHETGTITVSGSDLPRTERFKYLGSTLSANGELRYEIASRINATWMKWRSTTGVLCDRHINERLKSKIYSNVVRPVALYGSECWPTIKDNERRLAVMETKMLRWTSGVTRLDHVRNEDIRDRYGVAPIVEKLRERRLRWYGHAIRANENSLAKIGLNIEVDGKRPKGRPKQRWLDTLDGDLKASRLHADQAFDRE; encoded by the coding sequence atggacaccgtcacacgggatatccaacgtccagcgccctacacactgctttatgcagatgatgttttcgtagcatctgatagcaaaaatgatctcgagcaacttgttcaaaaatggaatgatcgcctcatacaacacggtctcagattgaatttaaacaaaactgaatttttgatgaccgatccccatgaaacaggcacaatcactgtcagcggcagtgatctgcccagaactgagcgatttaaatacctcgggtcaacgctatcagccaatggagagctgcgttatgaaattgcttcacgcattaacgcaacctggatgaagtggcgttccacaactggtgtcctttgtgatcgacatatcaacgaacgtctcaaatctaaaatttacagcaatgtcgtccgtccagtcgctctctatggttcagagtgttggccgaccataaaagacaatgaacgacgtcttgcggtaatggagacgaagatgctacgttggactagtggcgtcacacgtttagatcacgtccgaaatgaggatatccgcgatcgttatggggttgcaccgatcgtggaaaagttgcgagagaggcgtcttcgatggtatggtcacgcaattcgtgcaaacgagaattcacttgcaaagattggtctgaacatcgaagtcgatggtaaacgaccaaaaggcagacctaagcaacggtggcttgatacgctggatggggatttgaaagcctcgagattgcacgcagatcaggcattcgatagagaataa